A single genomic interval of Terriglobus albidus harbors:
- a CDS encoding sensor histidine kinase produces MHLRFGFRTLIAICVTLAILLGVVAFVQYRWSKRVAAADIQREREHLNASASLFVTRFNRNIADVVGFLQNDAQTAWSTGAALPASPKVLKELYLLDTSGPQPRVRRADASGAFAAVSIPEWMKPVDCMSLISTQPLAITSPLFDSVREEAAPGRGQIVLRTSRGGRCFVALLNEDFIKDTLVPALLQETFGESSMNDYDFAIVSRDRDGERIYGPRVTPDLRRTFFTVPLRSLLPAPKGPPSTSGRGISLYQHYQIGTINRRAPGPPQLGDGIWELQIARRGMSLPAAFRLERRRDLLIGVAAELLLGAAIVLLVIGAHRMQQVAEQRMQFVAAISHELRTPVSSISMLSRNQADGLVTGADKVSQYGELIHQQSRRLSEMIEQTLQYAGIHSHLGTRMRTSVDVDAVIAAALDAHKEELAREQFHVEQVVPHGLPAVHGDAGLLRIAIDNLLSNAIKYAKSGRWIGIRAEHSVKERVILVHVSDHGPGIEDSDQERLFEPFYRGRTAVETGASGSGIGLSLVRSAAEAHGGSVTVVSAPGRGSTFTLRIPA; encoded by the coding sequence ATGCACCTACGCTTCGGCTTCCGAACTCTGATCGCTATTTGCGTTACGTTGGCGATACTGCTTGGCGTCGTCGCGTTTGTGCAGTATCGATGGTCGAAACGTGTGGCCGCTGCAGATATACAGCGTGAGCGCGAACACCTTAATGCTTCCGCTTCTCTTTTTGTGACGCGGTTCAATCGGAACATCGCCGACGTCGTTGGATTCCTTCAGAACGACGCTCAAACAGCATGGTCAACTGGTGCGGCATTGCCCGCTTCGCCGAAGGTTCTGAAGGAACTCTATCTTCTGGATACTTCTGGTCCACAGCCCCGGGTTCGGCGCGCGGATGCTTCCGGTGCTTTCGCTGCTGTATCGATACCCGAGTGGATGAAGCCGGTGGACTGCATGAGTTTGATTTCCACGCAACCGCTTGCAATCACGTCACCCCTGTTCGATTCTGTCCGCGAAGAGGCCGCGCCCGGCCGAGGTCAGATCGTACTCAGGACATCACGTGGCGGCCGCTGCTTTGTCGCGTTGCTGAACGAGGACTTCATCAAGGACACGCTCGTCCCGGCGCTGCTTCAGGAGACCTTTGGCGAATCCTCCATGAACGACTATGATTTCGCGATCGTCTCGCGGGATCGTGACGGCGAGCGGATCTATGGCCCGAGGGTTACGCCGGATCTCAGGCGAACGTTCTTCACGGTGCCGCTCCGGAGTCTGTTACCGGCGCCAAAGGGCCCACCCTCTACTTCGGGCAGGGGTATCTCCCTCTACCAGCACTATCAGATCGGAACGATCAATCGCAGAGCGCCGGGGCCTCCTCAGTTGGGAGATGGAATCTGGGAGTTGCAGATCGCACGTCGCGGTATGTCGCTTCCTGCAGCTTTCAGACTTGAGCGCCGGCGGGATCTCCTGATTGGTGTCGCGGCGGAACTGCTGCTTGGCGCAGCCATCGTTCTGCTTGTGATTGGCGCGCACCGGATGCAGCAGGTTGCTGAGCAGAGAATGCAGTTCGTTGCCGCGATCTCGCATGAACTGCGCACGCCGGTATCGTCCATCTCCATGCTTTCGCGCAATCAGGCAGACGGCCTGGTGACGGGTGCGGACAAGGTCTCCCAGTACGGCGAGCTCATCCATCAGCAGTCACGCCGGCTGAGCGAAATGATCGAGCAGACGCTTCAATATGCCGGCATACACTCCCACCTCGGCACACGAATGCGCACGTCTGTCGATGTTGACGCAGTGATCGCTGCCGCCCTGGATGCCCACAAGGAAGAGCTTGCTCGTGAGCAGTTTCATGTAGAGCAGGTCGTTCCTCACGGACTTCCCGCAGTTCACGGCGATGCAGGCCTGCTCCGCATTGCCATCGACAATCTGCTTTCGAATGCCATCAAGTATGCAAAGAGTGGCCGGTGGATCGGCATCCGGGCCGAACACTCTGTGAAGGAACGCGTGATTCTTGTTCATGTCTCTGACCACGGTCCGGGTATCGAGGACTCGGATCAGGAACGCCTGTTCGAGCCCTTCTATCGCGGCCGAACTGCCGTAGAGACGGGCGCTTCGGGTTCGGGTATCGGCCTTAGCCTCGTGCGCTCCGCCGCCGAGGCGCACGGCGGTTCCGTTACAGTCGTAAGCGCACCAGGACGAGGCAGCACCTTTACGCTGAGAATACCCGCATGA